A region from the Pseudonocardia petroleophila genome encodes:
- a CDS encoding oxidoreductase: MADLFDPVVIGGVTLRNRTLLPSMTTRLADDDGHVTDATVAYYRARAEGGVGLVTVEMASPEIAGKHRFHELGIHHDRFLPGLRRLVDVLHEAGATASIQLGHGGSRARSVVSGVRPVSASAVPTPVFEIEHEIAVPEAMTAQRLEEAFAAYVAAARRAREAGFDVVELHGAHGYLISQFLSPAENTRTDSYGGSLENRARFGLEILRRIKAEVPGLPVIFRIGVEDFFSGGLTLDEGIRVGCWAERDGADAVSVTAGHYRSLPDAARMIPPMVYPEATFLEYAARMKRSVSVPVIGVGRLGDPEVAARAVAEGHLDVVALGRPLIADPRWVAKAQAGEPVRRCLACNHCVTHMRSGATLSCVVNPATGRELEYADATPATGRRIVVLGAGPAGLTYAAEVARGNDVVVVERADRPGGAFRLTGLAPRFNDVVAAEPTFAAYVAEMERDCARKGVTFHYRTEATAALLRDADLVVVATGARYRFGLGAVVPRLLHTRAARSRAAHRLFASDRMRDWLYHRVRRGTGAALAARLPLAARTEVVVIGDAARAGKAREAITSAYDAALRSTTRPTPDPTRPTEVASR, translated from the coding sequence GTGGCTGACCTCTTCGACCCCGTCGTCATCGGTGGGGTCACACTGCGCAACCGGACCCTGCTGCCGTCGATGACCACCCGCCTGGCCGACGACGACGGCCACGTCACCGACGCGACCGTCGCCTACTACCGGGCGCGGGCGGAGGGCGGTGTCGGCCTGGTCACCGTCGAGATGGCGTCGCCGGAGATCGCGGGCAAGCACCGCTTCCACGAGCTGGGGATCCACCACGACCGGTTCCTCCCCGGCCTGCGCCGGCTCGTCGACGTGCTGCACGAGGCGGGCGCGACGGCCTCGATCCAGCTCGGCCACGGCGGCAGCCGGGCGCGCAGCGTCGTCTCGGGGGTCCGGCCCGTGTCCGCGTCGGCCGTGCCGACCCCGGTGTTCGAGATCGAGCACGAGATCGCGGTGCCCGAGGCGATGACGGCGCAGCGGCTGGAGGAGGCGTTCGCCGCGTACGTGGCCGCCGCGCGCCGGGCCCGCGAGGCGGGCTTCGACGTCGTCGAGCTGCACGGCGCGCACGGCTACCTGATCTCGCAGTTCCTCTCGCCGGCGGAGAACACCCGGACCGACTCCTACGGCGGGTCGCTGGAGAACCGGGCCCGCTTCGGCCTGGAGATCCTGCGGCGGATCAAGGCCGAGGTCCCGGGCCTCCCGGTGATCTTCCGCATCGGGGTGGAGGACTTCTTCTCCGGTGGCCTCACCCTCGACGAGGGCATCCGGGTGGGGTGCTGGGCCGAGCGCGACGGCGCCGACGCGGTGAGCGTGACCGCGGGGCACTACCGCTCGCTGCCCGACGCCGCCCGGATGATCCCCCCGATGGTGTACCCGGAGGCCACCTTCCTGGAGTACGCGGCGCGGATGAAGCGGTCCGTGTCCGTGCCCGTGATCGGGGTCGGGCGACTCGGCGACCCGGAGGTCGCGGCGCGCGCGGTGGCCGAGGGCCACCTCGACGTGGTCGCGCTGGGCCGACCGCTCATCGCCGACCCGCGGTGGGTCGCCAAGGCGCAGGCGGGCGAGCCGGTGCGGCGCTGCCTGGCCTGCAACCACTGCGTCACGCACATGCGCTCGGGGGCGACACTGTCCTGCGTGGTCAACCCGGCCACGGGACGCGAGCTGGAGTACGCGGACGCCACCCCCGCCACCGGGCGCCGCATCGTCGTGCTCGGCGCGGGGCCGGCCGGGCTGACCTACGCCGCCGAGGTGGCGCGGGGCAACGACGTCGTCGTCGTCGAGCGGGCCGACCGGCCCGGCGGGGCGTTCCGGCTCACCGGTCTCGCGCCGCGGTTCAACGACGTGGTCGCGGCCGAGCCGACGTTCGCCGCGTACGTCGCCGAGATGGAGCGCGACTGCGCCCGCAAGGGCGTCACGTTCCACTACCGCACCGAGGCCACCGCCGCACTGCTCCGGGACGCCGACCTCGTCGTCGTCGCCACCGGGGCCCGCTACCGCTTCGGGCTCGGCGCGGTGGTCCCCCGGCTGCTGCACACCCGCGCCGCCCGCTCGCGCGCCGCCCACCGCCTGTTCGCCTCCGACCGGATGCGCGACTGGCTCTACCACCGGGTCCGCCGCGGAACGGGCGCCGCCCTCGCCGCCCGGCTCCCGCTCGCAGCGCGCACGGAGGTGGTCGTGATCGGCGACGCCGCCCGTGCCGGCAAGGCCCGCGAGGCGATCACCAGCGCCTACGACGCCGCCCTGCGGAGCACCACCCGTCCCACCCCCGACCCGACCCGACCCACGGAGGTCGCATCCCGATGA
- a CDS encoding MFS transporter translates to MTDTTERPAGGAPAGAATPRQTRKVAFASLVGTTVEWYDFYIYGTAAALVFPTVFFPDFSPAAGLLASLSTYAVGFAARPLGGMVFGHYGDRVGRKKMLVISLLAMGAATLAMGLVPGFAQIGILAPILVVGLRFVQGVAVGGEWGGAVLMAVEHAPPGRRGFYGSWPQIGSPLGLVLSTAAFSAVGFLPDEDFIAWGWRLPFLASALLIIVGLVVRLRIMESPVFAQMEAAGGTARMPVKDAITRHTRSVLGAAGAFVIINTVFYLVTVLGLSWATTHVGIPRGTFLAAVLVAAVLMCATVPLFGALSDRLGRKPVFGAGAVLVALFAFPLFWLIESGSTPLLFLGVIVVMGIGHPLMYGPQAALYSEMFPPEVRYSGASLGYQIGGMLGGLVPLLASALLVANDNAAWPMSALLAVIAVISLGSLLSIRARYGDEVPS, encoded by the coding sequence ATGACCGACACCACCGAGCGTCCCGCAGGCGGCGCACCCGCCGGCGCGGCCACGCCACGCCAGACCCGCAAGGTCGCCTTCGCCAGCCTGGTCGGCACCACCGTGGAGTGGTACGACTTCTACATCTACGGCACCGCCGCTGCGCTGGTGTTCCCCACGGTGTTCTTCCCGGACTTCTCCCCCGCCGCGGGCCTGCTCGCGTCGCTGTCCACCTACGCCGTCGGGTTCGCCGCGCGGCCGCTGGGCGGCATGGTCTTCGGTCACTACGGCGACCGCGTCGGCCGCAAGAAGATGCTGGTCATCTCGCTGCTGGCCATGGGGGCCGCGACGCTGGCGATGGGCCTGGTGCCCGGGTTCGCGCAGATCGGGATCCTCGCGCCGATCCTCGTCGTGGGGCTGCGCTTCGTCCAGGGTGTCGCCGTCGGCGGCGAGTGGGGCGGCGCCGTCCTGATGGCCGTCGAGCACGCACCGCCGGGCAGGCGGGGCTTCTACGGCTCCTGGCCGCAGATCGGCAGCCCGCTGGGGCTGGTGCTCTCCACCGCCGCGTTCTCCGCCGTCGGCTTCCTGCCCGACGAGGACTTCATCGCCTGGGGGTGGCGCCTGCCTTTCCTGGCCAGCGCGCTGCTCATCATCGTCGGGCTCGTGGTGCGGCTGCGGATCATGGAGTCGCCGGTGTTCGCGCAGATGGAGGCCGCGGGCGGCACCGCGCGCATGCCCGTCAAGGACGCGATCACCCGCCACACCCGCAGCGTGCTCGGCGCCGCAGGCGCGTTCGTCATCATCAACACCGTCTTCTACCTGGTGACCGTGCTCGGCCTGTCGTGGGCGACCACGCACGTGGGCATCCCCCGCGGCACGTTCCTCGCCGCCGTGCTCGTGGCCGCCGTGCTGATGTGCGCCACCGTGCCGCTGTTCGGCGCGCTGTCCGACCGCCTCGGCCGCAAGCCGGTGTTCGGCGCGGGCGCGGTCCTCGTCGCGCTCTTCGCGTTCCCGCTGTTCTGGCTCATCGAGTCCGGCTCGACGCCGCTGCTGTTCCTCGGCGTCATCGTGGTCATGGGCATCGGCCACCCGCTGATGTACGGGCCGCAGGCCGCGCTGTACTCGGAGATGTTCCCGCCGGAGGTCCGCTACAGCGGCGCGTCGCTGGGCTACCAGATCGGCGGCATGCTCGGCGGGCTGGTCCCGCTGCTGGCCAGCGCCCTGCTCGTCGCCAACGACAACGCCGCATGGCCGATGTCCGCGCTGCTGGCCGTGATCGCCGTGATCAGCCTGGGCTCGCTGCTGAGCATCCGCGCCCGCTACGGCGACGAGGTCCCGTCGTGA
- a CDS encoding SDR family NAD(P)-dependent oxidoreductase: MTGVLAGRTAAVTGGGRGIGAAIAAALAREGATVAVIDKDAEGAERTAAGLGGVAVAVAADLTDAEQAERAVQDVVDAVGAPDVFVNNAGILRAGDLTTSPVEDWDAQFAVNTRAAYLSVRAASRHMRERAAGGSIVVVTSNCADTPRMDLGAYCASKAATDMMARCLALELAGAGIRVNSLCPGSCDTELQREQWRRLGIGPERQIAGDPATFRTGIPMGRLTTPEDVADLAVVLASDATRFVTGQSWHVDGGQTLS, translated from the coding sequence GTGACGGGTGTGCTCGCCGGCCGCACGGCCGCCGTCACCGGCGGGGGCCGCGGCATCGGCGCGGCCATCGCCGCGGCGCTGGCCCGCGAGGGCGCCACCGTCGCGGTGATCGACAAGGACGCGGAGGGGGCGGAGCGGACGGCGGCCGGGCTCGGCGGCGTCGCCGTCGCCGTCGCCGCGGACCTGACCGACGCCGAGCAGGCCGAGCGCGCCGTGCAGGACGTGGTCGACGCCGTGGGCGCACCGGACGTGTTCGTCAACAACGCGGGCATCCTGCGCGCGGGCGACCTGACCACCTCGCCGGTGGAGGACTGGGACGCGCAGTTCGCCGTCAACACCCGGGCCGCCTACCTGTCGGTGCGGGCCGCGTCCCGGCACATGCGGGAGCGCGCCGCGGGCGGGTCGATCGTCGTGGTGACCTCCAACTGCGCCGACACCCCGCGCATGGACCTCGGCGCGTACTGCGCGTCGAAGGCCGCGACCGACATGATGGCCCGCTGCCTCGCGCTGGAGCTGGCCGGTGCGGGCATCCGCGTCAACAGCCTGTGTCCCGGCTCGTGCGACACCGAACTGCAGCGCGAGCAGTGGCGCCGCCTCGGGATCGGCCCGGAGCGGCAGATCGCCGGCGACCCCGCGACGTTCCGCACCGGCATCCCGATGGGGCGCCTCACCACGCCGGAGGACGTGGCCGATCTCGCGGTGGTGCTGGCCTCCGACGCGACGCGCTTCGTCACCGGACAGTCGTGGCACGTCGACGGCGGGCAGACGCTCTCGTGA
- a CDS encoding SDR family NAD(P)-dependent oxidoreductase, with translation MTALVTGGASGIGRATALLLAGRGATVAVLDLDPSGAPDPLLRVRADVADDASVASAVAEALDRLGGLDVLVNNAGIGAAGTVEAGGLDEWRRVLEVNLLGTVRVTRAALPALRASAAASIVVIGSIVATAGLPERALYSASKGAVTALARAMAADHVGEGIRVNCVHPGTVDTPWIGRLLDAAADPDAALTALRARQPLGRLVSMDEVAHAVAYLASPAAASVTGTELAVDGGMAGLRMPRA, from the coding sequence ATGACCGCGCTCGTCACGGGCGGCGCCTCCGGGATCGGCCGGGCCACGGCCCTGCTGCTCGCCGGGCGCGGCGCCACCGTGGCGGTGCTGGACCTCGACCCCTCAGGGGCACCGGACCCGCTGCTACGGGTGCGCGCCGACGTGGCCGACGACGCCTCGGTCGCGTCGGCGGTCGCCGAGGCACTCGACCGGCTCGGCGGCCTCGACGTGCTGGTCAACAACGCCGGCATCGGGGCGGCGGGCACCGTGGAGGCGGGCGGCCTGGACGAGTGGCGGCGCGTGCTGGAGGTCAACCTGCTCGGCACGGTGCGCGTGACCCGGGCCGCGCTGCCCGCGCTGCGCGCCTCGGCCGCGGCCTCGATCGTCGTGATCGGGTCGATCGTGGCCACGGCGGGGCTGCCCGAGCGGGCGCTCTACTCCGCGAGCAAGGGGGCGGTGACGGCGCTGGCCCGCGCGATGGCCGCCGACCACGTGGGCGAGGGCATCCGGGTCAACTGCGTGCATCCCGGCACCGTCGACACGCCGTGGATCGGGCGGCTGCTCGACGCCGCCGCGGATCCCGATGCCGCCCTGACGGCGTTGCGGGCACGCCAGCCCCTCGGCCGGCTCGTGTCGATGGACGAGGTGGCGCACGCCGTCGCCTACCTCGCGAGCCCGGCCGCGGCGTCGGTGACGGGCACGGAGCTGGCCGTCGACGGCGGGATGGCCGGCCTCCGGATGCCCCGGGCGTGA
- a CDS encoding FAD-linked oxidase C-terminal domain-containing protein, translating into MTLHGGVRQAFERVLDPADVLSDPVKCRAYECDGLTGYRVRPDLVLLPRDASQVAAAVRVCHEHGVPFVARGAGTGLSGGALPVADGVVISLARLKRVLEVDPVNRRAVVQPGVTNLEITAAAAPHGLYYAPDPSSQQVCTIGGNVAENSGGAHCLKYGFTTNHVLSCEVVLPDGSVVTLGTDTNEQAGPDLRGVFLGSEGTLGITTSVTVRLLRTPESVRTLLADFPSVASAGDVVSDIVSAGIVPAAVEMMDTLAIEAAEEAVHAGYTVGVPAALVVELDGPVEECDAQFELVKAICEKHGCTRLHIAGSPEERAKIWKGRKAAFAAVGRISPDYFVQDGVVPRTRLAEVLDRIAGMGTDAGLRVANVFHAGDGNLHPLVLYSAAAGETERAERLSGEIAELCVEMGGSLSGEHGIGTDKACSMPKMFGEEDLATMHRVRHAFDPDGICNPGKVLPTPRLCGERPGKYKPHPLEETGAIERL; encoded by the coding sequence GTGACGCTCCACGGCGGGGTGCGGCAGGCGTTCGAGCGGGTGCTCGATCCGGCGGACGTGCTGTCGGACCCGGTGAAGTGCCGGGCCTACGAGTGCGACGGCCTGACCGGCTACCGGGTGCGCCCGGACCTGGTGCTGCTGCCCCGCGACGCGTCGCAGGTGGCGGCAGCGGTGCGGGTCTGCCACGAGCACGGGGTGCCGTTCGTGGCCCGCGGGGCGGGCACCGGCCTGTCCGGCGGCGCACTCCCGGTCGCCGACGGGGTGGTGATCAGCCTGGCCCGGCTCAAGCGGGTGCTCGAGGTCGACCCGGTCAACCGCCGCGCGGTCGTGCAGCCGGGCGTCACGAACCTGGAGATCACCGCGGCCGCCGCGCCGCACGGGCTGTACTACGCGCCGGACCCGTCGAGCCAGCAGGTCTGCACGATCGGCGGCAACGTCGCGGAGAACTCCGGCGGCGCCCACTGCCTGAAGTACGGCTTCACCACCAACCACGTCCTGTCCTGCGAGGTCGTGCTGCCCGACGGCTCGGTCGTCACCCTGGGCACCGACACGAACGAGCAGGCCGGCCCCGACCTGCGCGGGGTCTTCCTCGGGTCCGAGGGCACCCTCGGCATCACGACGTCGGTCACGGTGCGCCTGCTGCGCACCCCGGAGTCGGTGCGCACGCTGCTCGCCGACTTCCCGTCGGTCGCGTCGGCAGGCGACGTCGTCTCCGACATCGTCTCCGCCGGGATCGTGCCCGCGGCCGTCGAGATGATGGACACCCTCGCCATCGAGGCGGCCGAGGAGGCGGTGCACGCGGGTTACACGGTGGGCGTCCCGGCCGCGCTCGTCGTGGAGCTCGACGGGCCGGTCGAGGAGTGCGACGCGCAGTTCGAGCTGGTCAAGGCGATCTGCGAGAAGCACGGCTGCACGCGGCTGCACATCGCTGGGTCCCCGGAGGAGCGCGCGAAGATCTGGAAGGGCCGCAAGGCCGCGTTCGCCGCCGTCGGCCGCATCTCCCCCGACTACTTCGTGCAGGACGGCGTCGTGCCCCGCACCCGGCTCGCCGAGGTCCTCGACCGGATCGCCGGCATGGGCACCGACGCGGGCCTGCGCGTCGCCAACGTCTTCCACGCGGGCGACGGCAACCTGCACCCGCTGGTGCTCTACAGCGCGGCCGCCGGGGAGACCGAGCGCGCCGAGCGCCTGTCGGGCGAGATCGCGGAGCTGTGCGTCGAGATGGGCGGGTCCCTCTCGGGCGAGCACGGGATCGGGACCGACAAGGCGTGCTCGATGCCGAAGATGTTCGGCGAGGAGGACCTGGCCACGATGCACCGGGTCCGCCACGCCTTCGACCCCGACGGGATCTGCAACCCGGGCAAGGTCCTGCCCACGCCGCGGTTGTGCGGCGAGCGCCCGGGGAAGTACAAGCCGCACCCGCTGGAAGAGACCGGAGCGATCGAGCGACTGTGA
- a CDS encoding FAD-binding oxidoreductase, with product MTTTTTLRPADLAEVRDAVRDTPGRLAVTGAGTAANWAGELDPVDAVLDVSALTGVVTHNPGDMTVSARAGTPLRALVDELAEHGQHVSLDAARIADGATLGGLVATADSGPSSLVYGTMRDLVIGVTVVLADGTVARSGGHVIKNVAGYDLAKLLHGSYGTLGVLAEIVLRLHPVPQRTATLVVDAPLAQAAELAARVLEGPYEPVALEWVSDGSGRLLVRIEGTDEALPARVQRLREVLGGGDEAAGADDPWLRHAELTRGSPEAAVLRIGARPSVLPALVSEIAADAATVGLGTGVATVSLPPHVVAEAHGRVHAAGGTSQLRYRPPGADAAAWGPPPSALPVLRALKTELDPDGRFGPGRFSPWM from the coding sequence GTGACCACTACGACGACCCTGCGGCCCGCCGACCTCGCCGAGGTCCGCGACGCCGTCCGCGACACCCCGGGGCGCCTCGCGGTGACCGGCGCCGGGACGGCGGCGAACTGGGCGGGCGAGCTCGACCCGGTCGACGCCGTGCTCGACGTCTCCGCGCTGACCGGCGTGGTCACCCACAACCCCGGCGACATGACGGTGTCGGCCCGCGCCGGCACGCCCCTGCGCGCGCTGGTCGATGAGCTGGCCGAGCACGGGCAGCACGTCTCGCTCGACGCCGCCCGGATCGCCGACGGCGCCACCCTCGGCGGGCTCGTCGCGACGGCGGACTCCGGGCCGTCGTCGCTGGTCTACGGCACGATGCGCGACCTCGTCATCGGGGTCACGGTCGTGCTCGCCGACGGCACGGTGGCGCGCAGCGGCGGGCACGTGATCAAGAACGTCGCCGGGTACGACCTGGCCAAGCTGCTGCACGGCTCGTACGGGACGCTCGGGGTGCTCGCCGAGATCGTGCTGCGGTTGCACCCGGTGCCGCAGCGCACGGCCACGCTCGTCGTCGACGCCCCGCTGGCGCAGGCCGCCGAGCTGGCCGCGCGCGTGCTGGAGGGGCCCTACGAGCCGGTGGCGCTGGAGTGGGTCAGCGACGGAAGCGGGCGGCTCCTGGTCCGGATCGAGGGCACCGACGAGGCGCTCCCGGCGCGGGTGCAGCGGCTGCGGGAGGTGCTGGGCGGGGGCGACGAGGCCGCAGGCGCCGACGACCCGTGGCTGCGGCACGCCGAACTGACCCGCGGGTCGCCCGAGGCCGCCGTGCTGCGGATCGGGGCCCGGCCGTCGGTGCTGCCGGCGCTGGTCTCCGAGATCGCCGCCGACGCCGCCACCGTCGGGCTGGGTACGGGCGTCGCCACGGTGTCGCTGCCGCCGCACGTCGTCGCCGAGGCGCACGGCCGGGTGCACGCCGCGGGCGGCACCTCCCAGCTGCGCTACCGCCCACCGGGGGCCGACGCCGCCGCGTGGGGACCGCCGCCCTCGGCACTGCCCGTGCTGCGCGCCCTCAAGACCGAGCTCGACCCGGACGGCCGCTTCGGTCCGGGCCGCTTCTCCCCCTGGATGTGA
- a CDS encoding (Fe-S)-binding protein has translation MSTPAGSADTNLPQTGPSAFDAHRPPERELLDDCVHCGFCLPTCPTYQLWGEEMDSPRGRIYLMDLASKGEIELEGPFSEHMDACLGCMACVTACPSGVQYDKLLESVRPQIERNVERDRGDQLFREAIFALFPYTRRLRAAALPGALYQKLRTIPAVRKLAERLPGRLAAMESLLPPVSVREAFARLPVFTPAVGARRGRVALLSGCVQDVFFHRVNEATVRVLAAEGYDVLVPRDQGCCGALELHAGREEPALGRARRTIARFETLDVDTVITNVAGCGSSMKEYGHLMSDDDAWSDRAQAFSARVRDVHEVLAELEPVAPRHPFRGRVAYHDACHLGHAQKVRAQPRAVLRTIPDVELVDLPEAELCCGSAGIYNMVAPEAAGELGARKAANVRSVHPDVIVTANPGCLLQIGKHMAADGVPILHPVQLLDASIRGVPVPRT, from the coding sequence GTGAGTACTCCCGCCGGCTCCGCCGACACCAACCTCCCGCAGACCGGGCCGAGTGCGTTCGACGCGCACCGTCCGCCGGAGCGCGAGCTGCTCGACGACTGCGTGCACTGCGGCTTCTGCCTCCCGACCTGCCCCACCTACCAGCTGTGGGGCGAGGAGATGGACTCCCCGCGCGGGCGCATCTACCTCATGGACCTCGCCAGCAAGGGCGAGATCGAGCTGGAGGGTCCGTTCTCCGAGCACATGGACGCGTGCCTGGGCTGCATGGCGTGCGTGACGGCGTGCCCGTCGGGCGTGCAGTACGACAAGCTGCTGGAGTCGGTGCGTCCGCAGATCGAGCGCAACGTCGAGCGCGACCGCGGCGACCAGCTCTTCCGCGAGGCGATCTTCGCCCTGTTCCCGTACACGCGGCGGCTGCGCGCGGCCGCGCTGCCCGGGGCGCTGTACCAGAAGCTGCGCACGATCCCGGCGGTGCGGAAGCTCGCCGAGCGGCTGCCGGGGCGGCTCGCGGCGATGGAGTCGCTGCTGCCGCCGGTGTCGGTGCGCGAGGCGTTCGCGCGTCTGCCCGTGTTCACCCCGGCCGTCGGGGCGCGGCGCGGGCGGGTGGCGCTGCTGTCGGGCTGCGTGCAGGACGTGTTCTTCCACCGCGTCAACGAGGCCACCGTGCGCGTGCTCGCCGCGGAGGGCTACGACGTGCTCGTGCCCCGCGACCAGGGGTGCTGCGGCGCGCTGGAGCTGCACGCCGGGCGCGAGGAGCCGGCACTCGGGCGGGCGCGGCGCACGATCGCGCGGTTCGAGACCCTCGACGTCGACACGGTCATCACCAACGTCGCAGGCTGCGGGTCGTCGATGAAGGAGTACGGGCACCTGATGTCCGACGACGACGCCTGGTCCGACCGCGCACAGGCGTTCAGCGCACGGGTGCGCGACGTGCACGAGGTGCTCGCCGAGCTGGAGCCGGTGGCCCCGCGCCACCCGTTCCGCGGGCGGGTCGCCTACCACGACGCCTGCCACCTCGGGCACGCCCAGAAGGTGCGGGCGCAGCCGCGGGCGGTGCTGCGGACGATCCCGGACGTCGAGCTGGTGGACCTGCCCGAGGCCGAGCTGTGCTGCGGGTCCGCGGGGATCTACAACATGGTCGCGCCGGAGGCGGCGGGCGAGCTGGGGGCGCGCAAGGCCGCGAACGTGCGGTCGGTGCACCCGGACGTCATCGTCACCGCCAACCCGGGCTGCCTGCTGCAGATCGGCAAGCACATGGCCGCCGACGGCGTCCCGATCCTGCACCCGGTGCAGCTGCTGGACGCGAGCATCCGCGGGGTGCCGGTCCCCCGCACCTGA
- a CDS encoding DUF3105 domain-containing protein — protein sequence MLPDRAAAPVDLAAFAPTAENKDPSVQIDGVEGMVFSGAQHVGPDTRVAYTFTPPIGGTHDQAWAACNGAVYPEPLRSENAVHSLEHGAVWIAYDPDRVDGAALDALTARVEGQPYMLLSPYPGLDSPISLQSWGHQLALDDADDPRIDQFVAALRQNRYTHPEPGASCDEIGRGYFDSASPPPFAPVPDVSDVDGRAVVAES from the coding sequence ATGCTGCCGGACCGGGCCGCCGCCCCCGTCGACCTCGCGGCGTTCGCGCCCACCGCCGAGAACAAGGACCCGTCGGTGCAGATCGACGGCGTCGAGGGGATGGTGTTCTCCGGCGCGCAGCACGTGGGTCCCGACACGCGCGTGGCGTACACGTTCACCCCGCCGATCGGCGGCACCCACGACCAGGCGTGGGCCGCGTGCAACGGTGCGGTCTACCCCGAACCGCTCCGCAGCGAGAACGCCGTGCACTCGCTCGAGCACGGGGCCGTCTGGATCGCCTACGACCCCGACCGGGTCGACGGCGCCGCGCTCGACGCCCTCACCGCCCGCGTCGAGGGGCAGCCGTACATGCTGCTCTCGCCCTACCCCGGCCTCGACTCGCCGATCTCGCTGCAGTCCTGGGGCCACCAGCTCGCCCTCGACGACGCCGACGACCCGCGGATCGACCAGTTCGTCGCCGCCCTGCGGCAGAACCGCTACACCCACCCCGAGCCGGGTGCGTCGTGCGACGAGATCGGGCGGGGCTACTTCGACAGCGCCAGCCCGCCCCCGTTCGCCCCGGTCCCGGACGTCTCCGACGTCGACGGCCGGGCGGTCGTCGCGGAGTCCTGA